The following proteins are encoded in a genomic region of Sphingopyxis sp. YF1:
- a CDS encoding MarC family protein — protein sequence MLDLFISAFVTLFVVIDPPGCAPIYASLTTGASAAQRRAMALRATFIAGCILVFFAMFGEALLSFLHIDLDSFRIAGGIMLFMIAIDMVFEKRTERREQRAEKIKATPEVEDVSVFPMAMPMLAGPGSIASVMLLVSQNNGLDRAVVIFGALLLVLLLTLAALLTAGPLMRLIGHKGEAVITRLLGVLLAALAAQFVIDGLKASFPSLG from the coding sequence ATGCTCGACCTTTTCATTTCGGCGTTTGTCACGCTCTTCGTGGTGATCGACCCCCCGGGGTGCGCGCCGATCTATGCCAGCCTGACCACCGGGGCGAGCGCGGCGCAGCGCCGCGCGATGGCGCTGCGCGCGACGTTCATCGCCGGCTGCATCCTCGTCTTTTTCGCGATGTTCGGCGAGGCGCTGCTCAGCTTCCTGCACATCGACCTCGACAGTTTCCGCATCGCGGGCGGGATCATGCTGTTCATGATCGCGATCGACATGGTGTTCGAAAAGCGCACCGAACGCCGCGAGCAGCGCGCCGAGAAGATCAAGGCGACCCCCGAGGTCGAGGATGTCTCGGTCTTTCCGATGGCGATGCCGATGCTCGCCGGGCCGGGATCGATCGCCTCGGTGATGCTGCTCGTGTCGCAGAACAACGGGCTCGACCGCGCCGTGGTGATCTTCGGGGCGCTGCTGCTCGTGCTGCTGCTGACGCTGGCCGCGCTGCTGACGGCGGGGCCGCTGATGCGGCTGATCGGGCACAAGGGCGAGGCGGTGATCACCCGCCTGCTCGGGGTGCTGCTCGCCGCGCTCGCGGCGCAGTTCGTCATCGACGGGCTCAAGGCGAGCTTCCCCTCGCTGGGCTAG
- a CDS encoding OmpA family protein, whose translation MNIRTIKLTALASIAAVALTGCVTDPETGEKRISKAAIGGVGGALGGYLLGDLIGGRNSRTEEIVGAGIGAVAGAGVGYYMDQQEKKLRERTAGTGIDVERQGDQLVLNMPGDVTFDLNSAMVKSQFRSALDNVASTLAEYPSTYIDVYGHTDSTGSDSYNQGLSERRAASVADYLAGRGIQRARMATLGYGESQLKCSPERSEADYQCNRRVEIRIAPVTQNDVNAAR comes from the coding sequence ATGAATATCAGGACCATCAAACTCACCGCCCTCGCCAGCATCGCCGCCGTCGCGCTGACCGGCTGCGTCACCGATCCCGAAACGGGCGAAAAGCGCATCTCGAAGGCCGCGATCGGCGGCGTCGGCGGCGCGCTGGGCGGCTATCTGCTCGGCGACCTGATCGGCGGTCGCAACAGCCGCACCGAGGAAATCGTCGGCGCCGGCATCGGCGCGGTCGCCGGCGCGGGGGTCGGCTATTATATGGACCAGCAGGAAAAGAAGCTGCGCGAACGCACCGCGGGCACCGGCATCGACGTCGAACGGCAGGGCGACCAGCTCGTGCTCAACATGCCCGGCGACGTCACCTTCGACCTCAACAGCGCGATGGTGAAGTCGCAGTTCCGCAGCGCGCTCGACAATGTCGCCTCGACGCTCGCCGAATATCCGAGCACCTATATCGACGTCTATGGCCACACCGATTCGACGGGCAGCGACAGCTATAATCAGGGGCTGTCCGAACGCCGCGCCGCGTCGGTCGCCGACTATCTGGCGGGCCGCGGCATCCAGCGCGCGCGCATGGCGACGCTCGGCTACGGCGAATCGCAGCTGAAGTGCAGCCCCGAACGCAGCGAGGCCGACTATCAGTGCAACCGCCGCGTCGAGATCCGCATCGCCCCGGTGACGCAGAACGACGTCAACGCGGCGCGCTGA